AACATCTTCTTTCTGCCTTCCATGCCGGACATGGCTTCCACATTCTTCCTCCAGTCCGTCACTTCTTCCCtctgtttaaatattaattatgattattaaaataaaaatacacagatTTTAAGTTACTCATTAATTTAGTTTAATTTcgttttttgtgtaatttttgttGCCATTTTGAAGTTTTTACCttttcatcttctttctttACTGTCTTGAGGTTGGCCTTGAAATCAGCCTTTGTTAGTCTGGAGGTCTCGGTGCATGCACCCAGCATATCGTCTGTTGTTTTCTTGACCCTTTTCAAATTGGGCTTCTTTATACCCTTCAGCTCAATGATCTTCTGACTGAGTGATATAATCTGTGCAGCAAACATCAAACATGTGTATAACGTTTACACTCTGACAATGAAAGTACCTGCTGTTATTAACCGCTGTAGGTTTTAACCAACCCGTTCACCACTAGGGGCAGCATATTACCACCATTTTTTACACGCAGGACTATACAAAAAGTACTTTTACACTGTGATTCAGAATGTTTGTACCTCTTTCTCGTTTTTGCCTGCTTTGACCTCCATATCATAACGTGTTTCATCCACTACGTCAATTTTACGATGTAATTCTTTGCAAAGTTCCtgtacagaagaaaaagaaagatgtttaaatgacataaattaattaattaccgatcatttaaaatttgtttggtcAGTACCTGGAGCTCCTGGACTGACATTCCTGACAGCTGCAGTGGAGGGTATGACTCATTCAcaactctttctttctccctttccttctCTTCACCTTCTACCACCAGCATAGCAGCAGCCTTTTTCAGCAGTTTGGACTAAAATATAGTAAGGATTGAATCACTCtttataacattaaaaacaatggctcttttgaataataatgatgataactataaaaaattaaaatgataataaaaaaccaaacacaacaaatgcaaaacacaaGTTCCTTTGAATCTATAAGACCTACTTTCAAAAGGAGTCGGCGTGTAACAGCAAACTTTCGCTTTCTCTTGGACTAAAACCAAAGGAGGTAAATTAGTGTAGATGATAAATATCATATGAAGTGCATAAAACTTCGAATTTGGATTAGGGATCAATTAATCGTTGTGAACATTGGCATTTTTACTCACCGGTCTTCATTATCAACATGGTGgtatgagtacacacacacacacacacacacacacacacacacacacacacacacacacacacacacagatcacttgttttatttttttttaacctgagaAAGGTTTTTTAAAATAGGTGGATGATgtaacatattaaacaaattataCCGTACTAGGAGAATACTCACCCCTCAGACATTGCTGCAGCTTATTGTGCCTTTGGAAGAGAAGTACATTTTTTAACATCTAGTATCACAAATATAGATTCACAGATTTTCAGGTTAGTTTAAATTAATGTTCAAGCAAACATTTCAAAGGTTAAAGGTTTTGAACGTGATACTGTGAAGCTTCTCTTTCTCATATCTTGGTGTAAAGTTAATATTTTGGGGGGCTTTGGATGCAAACTACATTTATAATCCAGGTGATGTTGTCACCTAATTTGTggactcttattttgaaggctGAATCCCATggtcttgtttttttaaccgCATATTAAGAGCAAAGGGTGGAACTAAGCAAGAAATAAATTAGTGCATATGCATACAAAAGCAACTTGCAACTATGACCATAATTGACAAAATGAACAGaatcttgtatttttaaaatatttttatttaaaaatgtaaaactagtGATTGAGACCAAAAACCTATGAGGGATTTACTGAGGTCATGGGTCACATAAGCTCAATGGTTATTTTCCCATAGACTTCAAAACAGCTGGAATTCTTTTTAAAACCTCTTTTTAGAGTTGCCCCCTGCtagtcattaaaaataatgcatGATTAAGGCTTTTGGGACCTGTAGGCCATCCTTTAGTTACAGTATTGGGTTTGGATTTGTgatcaaagaaaaaacatactGGAATATATTATCTTGTACTTTGGGAAGCTGTAACTAACAactattttcttattttgttctcttttatcctttttttttaacttttgtttacACAAAGCAATCAACTATGTGAAAAGACGTACAAACTAATAgataataacaatttaaaaaagcacacattattattattcctagTATTCTCTGTTGATAATAAGATTAGGGATTTCGAGATCTgctaaacagatttatttagtCTAATAGCTCTCAGGGGCTTTCAGATAGTTTTCAGCTTTCTTCCCAGGAGTTGCCTGTTGCACAGCTATATTTGGCCACATTGCACTGTGTCCCATCAGCTGCTGTGGCCTTGATAATGCGAGAGACAGCCAAGCTACAAAAAGTTTGGCAGCACAGAAAGTGGAACAACACCATACCAGCAGATACCAGTAGATCTCATCCAGATTCATATTGTGGCACATTTTCTATCTTAGAAGATTGTTTATATTGTTTCTCTGTTACCAACACTTAAATTTAGCTGGCTAATGTCTTTGAATAATCTCTCCATGATATATATGCTTTCATATTACGTAGCCTTCTCCTTAtctatatgtttttatttactctgtatctttacctttaaaaacGTACTACTGATTACTACATTGTATTAAAGCGAATTTAATCGTGATAAACAGTTGtagttctaaaaataaaaagctctcCTCACTTGACGACATTATCCAGTTTAAAATAAGCCATTCTAAGAGAGGGTGAAGGTCAAAGTCAACAAGCAAAGTCACAGCTGGTTTAAGGAAGCCTTCAGCCTTAGCTAGAAGGTTACCAGTTCATATGAGCAAACTATCGTCACTTATTACATCAGCTTTTAACTGCAGTGAAGGATCAAACGTGTTGTTACCAGAGCCAAAACACAGATGGGCAGTTTCAGCCTCAGATTACATTTCCTCACTCAAAGGGTCAAGACATCATTAAGAAGCCTGAGATGTTGTGGGAATAAAAGCTAGGCTGCCAAGTTCAAAAAGTTTTAAGACCTTGACAAAAGTAGCCACATAGCTGTGATCCTGTCACATAAATACCGGCTGCAGTATCACTGTCAGGGGCAGATATGCAGTATTCCTCTACCCCTGAGTTAAAACAAGACTCAGCTCGCCTGAGACAGCCAAAGGGCTTTAAATGCAGGTACTTTAACaactcagaaaataaaacagaatggaCCTTTAATGCcattgttaaaaagaaacaatagaaaaaaattatttttaactatAGTATAATAACTATGGTCCACTGAATCACCTTTAATGAGCCATCACTTAATCTTACATTGCTAGGTCAAAAGTCTCATTTAATATCCATGTTAAAAATCTCtgactttaattttcttttattgtgtgAAACTTACCTTGGCGTTGACGGGAAATCAGACAAGGTAGTGGTGTGCTGAGAAAAGGAAAAGCACTTTATGGTTATTGCTCAAAGATTTACGTGCCCAAAGTATTGTGTGGATGGCTTGTTAAAATAGACACCCCCCCTTCTCTGTCCACCTGACAATTGCTGCACCATGCAGCACAATCCATTTTTGATTTGCCCTCAACCCATGACCCATTTATTTTCATGTGATTGCATTGCACAAGGCACACCTCACGCTCCCCTCACCTTGCTGACAGCTGAGCTATCATCTGTAGATGCCAGGCACTAAAAGCATggttgcttttttaaatatgcGCCACGGTGAGCCCTCATTGTTTGCTGGCAGAGGCCTACATTAAAGACCAGTTATTTCAGTGGTGCATGCTAATGTGAGTTTGTAAAAGTTGAAGTCTTGAAGTTTATTTCAACCTAACCTTTGAATCTGTACGTAGAGGCATTAAAAACAGGGTTTTAAGTGTATTTTCAGTTTGCATTTTAAGTGTGT
This Astatotilapia calliptera chromosome 7, fAstCal1.2, whole genome shotgun sequence DNA region includes the following protein-coding sequences:
- the LOC113026530 gene encoding troponin I, slow skeletal muscle-like, translated to MSEGPSKRKRKFAVTRRLLLKSKLLKKAAAMLVVEGEEKEREKERVVNESYPPLQLSGMSVQELQELCKELHRKIDVVDETRYDMEVKAGKNEKEIISLSQKIIELKGIKKPNLKRVKKTTDDMLGACTETSRLTKADFKANLKTVKKEDEKREEVTDWRKNVEAMSGMEGRKKMFNAGQ